In Stieleria varia, one genomic interval encodes:
- a CDS encoding AsmA-like C-terminal region-containing protein: MLLRIGLISLLFCTTLIVKAHGDQPVLLAQAPQAPQANPQANPAAPERYWTTQWSFSDIDVGKLASRLSAIGIDLGLQVNGNVSVAFDVGIPITSLRDGAKYRLDGKISSKSLVVDDVRFQDFSALIQYRDGVAKLESLRSIVDRPGETNADQVAGRIQGSGSLELVPRKDATAKLRVSDIAIAPIVDLVSRFIDPNEPLPIQGGLLSGDVSFSVAIDQLSDVASYELSGNLTANDIQYQNLPTASGKLSDVTISGGRLSVPSFTVTATDGGDTRSPVRLMGNLDLPLKGGGAFRIQIAGDDLPTETVLAIVQPSSSSPSIVAGKLDLRATATGDVATTVSESKWNVQASLASPSISVGGVDVGVLEHDLRLTPQRLTITPRQATGTLPADMRLQSLDCEFDLTDEQLVLQQVDAAIFGGQFQGNATVPLQTDQRFAVDATFQNIRPSVDLPLAGGKTTRLTGSFSGDVQWNVAADAIAKPVAHSGNASFTADEIFVGSQSIGNFKATLSADQGALSLDAFGKLFDGQFRVETASQMESDDKWSDLGMRMNRLQLTTQGIAIESLLSVIESKPAATTGRVSADIRVTGFDHDSNSVLPISQVAIVVQLNNIYHQEGLLTRNATLRSTYDRGVLTIESLLADYAQGNLRVSGRVRVIDSQQKFSPQPELTVSAARVELSRALSILGPFAADYQGRVSGSVTVAGTLDAIRIRGNVLGRDLKLYAQPLGNAHSGFAAEINTQTRAWRLRFPSVGSNVGGGELQGELALSSARRATGGIDMDSRWQLRRVDFVRLSDQLGRSISLAKGELTGEITIGGKSISSIDDMVGRFRFRLGDTQGSAIPGLISVGKFLGPISLATETFDTGLAVGIIGQGIVTLDEFWIGSDTALVQADGRVYMRSGRMDLNALIATGDYRDISANFAQLAQRYALRSLLPTSAILSVSELLRDRTLVIRVMGTVQNPLVRLQPVETFREESVRFILREGQRLIVGAAAADAFQR, encoded by the coding sequence TTGTTGCTGAGAATTGGTTTGATCAGCTTGCTGTTCTGCACGACTCTGATCGTCAAGGCCCACGGCGACCAACCTGTTCTTCTCGCTCAAGCTCCGCAGGCACCACAGGCGAATCCACAGGCGAATCCCGCTGCCCCAGAGCGTTACTGGACGACCCAATGGTCCTTCTCGGACATTGATGTCGGCAAACTTGCCAGCCGACTCTCGGCCATCGGCATCGACCTCGGCTTGCAAGTCAATGGCAACGTTTCCGTCGCTTTCGACGTTGGTATTCCCATCACGTCGCTTCGTGACGGTGCAAAGTATCGCCTCGATGGAAAAATCTCCAGCAAGTCGCTCGTTGTCGATGACGTTCGCTTTCAAGATTTCTCCGCATTGATCCAGTACCGCGATGGCGTGGCCAAACTCGAATCGTTGCGATCGATCGTTGACCGGCCCGGTGAAACCAACGCGGACCAGGTAGCTGGCAGGATCCAAGGCAGCGGAAGCCTTGAGCTTGTTCCGCGAAAGGATGCAACCGCAAAACTACGCGTCAGCGACATTGCGATTGCTCCCATCGTGGATTTGGTGTCACGCTTCATCGACCCAAATGAACCTCTGCCCATCCAAGGTGGCTTGTTGTCGGGCGACGTCTCGTTCTCCGTTGCGATCGATCAGCTCAGCGACGTAGCGTCCTATGAATTGTCTGGAAACCTGACGGCCAACGACATCCAGTACCAGAATTTGCCAACCGCATCTGGCAAGCTATCGGATGTCACCATTTCCGGTGGCAGGCTTTCTGTTCCAAGCTTTACCGTCACAGCAACGGACGGCGGAGACACTCGTTCGCCCGTCCGCTTGATGGGAAATCTTGATCTACCATTGAAAGGAGGTGGAGCGTTTCGCATTCAAATCGCTGGCGATGACTTGCCGACCGAGACCGTGCTGGCCATCGTCCAACCGTCGAGTTCGTCACCCAGTATTGTCGCCGGAAAGCTGGACCTGCGGGCCACTGCGACCGGGGATGTGGCGACAACGGTTTCCGAATCGAAATGGAATGTTCAAGCATCGCTGGCCTCTCCCAGCATCTCGGTCGGTGGGGTCGATGTAGGAGTTCTGGAGCACGACCTTCGGCTGACACCACAGCGGTTGACGATCACGCCTCGACAAGCAACCGGAACACTGCCTGCCGACATGCGGCTGCAATCCCTCGACTGCGAATTTGATCTAACAGATGAGCAGTTGGTGCTTCAACAAGTCGACGCGGCGATCTTCGGTGGACAGTTCCAGGGGAATGCAACCGTGCCGTTGCAGACAGATCAGCGTTTTGCGGTGGATGCGACTTTTCAAAACATCCGACCAAGTGTCGATTTGCCGCTTGCCGGTGGTAAGACGACACGGCTCACGGGCAGCTTTTCTGGAGACGTGCAGTGGAACGTTGCCGCAGACGCGATCGCCAAACCGGTCGCTCACTCCGGGAATGCATCATTTACCGCCGATGAGATATTCGTCGGGTCACAATCGATCGGAAATTTCAAGGCAACACTGTCGGCCGATCAAGGTGCATTGTCGCTTGATGCATTCGGAAAACTATTCGACGGGCAATTTCGAGTGGAAACCGCATCGCAAATGGAGTCGGATGACAAGTGGTCCGACTTGGGTATGCGGATGAATCGACTGCAGTTGACGACTCAGGGGATCGCTATTGAATCCTTACTGAGCGTCATCGAATCAAAACCTGCAGCGACGACCGGGCGAGTCTCGGCTGATATTCGCGTGACCGGTTTTGATCACGATTCCAATAGTGTGCTTCCCATTTCACAGGTGGCGATCGTCGTACAGCTCAACAACATCTACCATCAAGAAGGTCTGCTGACGCGGAACGCGACCTTGCGATCCACGTACGACCGAGGAGTATTGACTATCGAATCGCTGTTGGCCGACTATGCTCAGGGAAACCTCAGAGTCTCCGGTCGTGTACGCGTGATCGACTCTCAGCAGAAATTTTCGCCGCAGCCGGAATTGACCGTTTCGGCAGCTCGCGTCGAACTGAGTCGCGCCCTTTCGATTCTGGGGCCGTTTGCGGCGGACTATCAAGGCCGCGTCAGTGGCTCCGTTACCGTCGCTGGTACCCTGGATGCGATACGGATTCGCGGCAATGTGCTGGGTCGCGACTTGAAACTCTACGCTCAGCCACTGGGAAATGCTCACAGCGGGTTCGCGGCGGAGATAAACACCCAGACCAGAGCGTGGCGACTGCGTTTTCCGTCGGTCGGTTCGAATGTCGGTGGAGGAGAGTTGCAGGGTGAACTGGCATTGTCTTCGGCCCGAAGGGCAACCGGGGGTATCGACATGGACAGCCGCTGGCAACTGCGCCGCGTTGATTTCGTCCGTTTGTCCGATCAGTTGGGACGGAGCATTTCGTTGGCGAAAGGAGAGTTGACAGGCGAAATCACCATTGGCGGCAAATCGATCTCGTCGATCGACGACATGGTCGGTCGGTTCCGCTTTCGACTCGGTGACACGCAAGGTTCCGCGATACCGGGATTGATCAGCGTCGGAAAATTTTTGGGACCGATCTCATTGGCCACCGAGACGTTTGATACAGGTCTGGCCGTTGGGATCATCGGTCAAGGGATTGTGACATTGGACGAATTCTGGATCGGGTCCGACACCGCATTGGTGCAAGCCGATGGCCGTGTGTACATGCGTAGCGGACGAATGGATTTGAATGCATTGATCGCCACCGGGGATTACCGCGACATCTCCGCAAACTTTGCCCAACTGGCACAACGCTACGCACTGCGTTCACTTCTGCCCACCTCGGCAATCCTGAGCGTTTCAGAGTTGCTGCGGGACAGAACGTTGGTGATTCGCGTGATGGGAACCGTGCAAAACCCACTGGTTCGACTGCAACCGGTCGAAACCTTTCGCGAGGAATCCGTCCGATTCATCTTGCGTGAAGGCCAACGACTGATCGTTGGTGCCGCTGCCGCGGACGCCTTTCAACGCTGA
- a CDS encoding carboxypeptidase-like regulatory domain-containing protein — MKRFSLTSAIFAALFGLLGFAVATPASADGEIRQWVGASGDGVVEGRILVPVSTGDAEAVQGAEVLLRSGNGTVYKAESRTDETGRFRFIQVPTGAYTVISRGDRSFLCGVLHVVPEDVAGGTLSIDIPAARLDRTTIKTAVLRYLDPSREPQDVRTDLPPESMTSSGAPMQVAVSQGGLSGRLMRDAWSGAEMTNVFIFKDGVEVRRTVTEMDGKFRIDELETGVYSLIGAGPHGFCAVGFELLDPLALSSVQIVSESQKAFVALADEVPSVLSVQLAPPGAASILSDESESEEVATSDAAATDDLGAYGPMSGGGTPGGGGGFSGGGGGSGDLGALAGLAGLGAAIAVVTADDDGVVTSSPPSPIVP, encoded by the coding sequence ATGAAACGCTTTTCCTTGACGAGTGCCATCTTTGCAGCGTTATTCGGGCTCCTCGGCTTTGCCGTAGCGACACCTGCTTCAGCCGATGGCGAGATCAGACAATGGGTCGGTGCCAGTGGCGATGGAGTTGTAGAAGGTCGCATTTTGGTGCCCGTCAGCACCGGAGATGCAGAAGCCGTTCAGGGTGCCGAAGTCTTGCTGAGATCCGGCAATGGAACGGTCTACAAAGCCGAGTCACGAACCGATGAAACCGGTCGATTCCGTTTCATCCAAGTGCCAACGGGGGCTTACACAGTGATTTCTCGTGGCGACCGTTCGTTCTTGTGCGGCGTCTTGCATGTGGTGCCAGAAGACGTCGCCGGTGGCACGCTGTCGATCGACATTCCCGCCGCTCGACTGGATCGGACAACGATCAAGACGGCAGTGTTGCGTTACCTCGATCCGTCACGCGAACCACAAGACGTCCGCACCGACCTGCCGCCCGAAAGCATGACGTCCAGCGGCGCACCCATGCAAGTCGCTGTTTCGCAAGGTGGTTTGAGCGGTCGCCTGATGCGGGACGCATGGTCAGGTGCCGAAATGACCAATGTTTTCATTTTCAAAGACGGCGTCGAAGTCAGACGGACGGTTACCGAAATGGATGGAAAATTCCGCATTGATGAACTGGAGACGGGCGTTTACTCGCTCATCGGTGCCGGACCGCACGGTTTTTGTGCCGTCGGATTTGAATTGCTCGATCCGTTGGCCTTGAGCAGTGTTCAGATTGTCAGCGAGTCCCAGAAAGCATTCGTCGCTCTCGCCGACGAGGTGCCATCGGTCTTGTCGGTACAGTTAGCTCCTCCCGGTGCCGCCTCGATCCTGAGCGATGAGTCCGAAAGTGAAGAAGTCGCCACCTCCGATGCCGCTGCAACCGACGATCTTGGAGCCTACGGCCCGATGAGCGGCGGAGGCACTCCAGGCGGCGGTGGCGGATTTTCTGGCGGTGGCGGCGGCAGTGGTGATCTGGGTGCCCTGGCTGGCCTGGCGGGACTCGGTGCCGCGATCGCGGTGGTAACCGCCGACGATGATGGCGTCGTGACATCATCCCCCCCCAGCCCGATCGTTCCCTAA
- a CDS encoding aldehyde dehydrogenase family protein, whose product MITLHPLRWGKTYESMEMNDVVHFDTGEPIAKFGMVGGGIVTRDLKQAHKAREALLKYSTDDLIGMCKEAAVLFESADLTVGDSTQSVEDFVHQQSASTGLPEHMCRSNLKKNSFVLAHMDEILQCLTRGLDLSILSKGFGEEGRNVIVSYQCQTPILGAILPNNSPGVHTLWLPAIPLQVGLALKPGSQEPWTPYRMVSAFIQAGVPAEAFGLYPGGHDAGGAIMTSSPRSMIFGSAQTVAQHAGNPRVQAHGPGFSKILIGDDVVDDWENYLDVMVESVLSNSGRSCINCSGIWASRHTREIAQAIAEKIGPVDVKPPADPDAALAAFTVKAMATGTYAMVESDLAESGVTDMTAQFGEKLIEREHCAYLRPMVVHADSPDRAVAAKEYMFPFVSVVECPQAEMLRRIGPTLVGTVLTSDASFIDQAGRCVEIDRVNIGPIPTNRLNWLQPHEGNIIDFLFRSRAYQIADMPVPAGA is encoded by the coding sequence ATGATCACACTGCATCCTTTACGTTGGGGCAAGACGTACGAATCCATGGAAATGAACGACGTTGTTCATTTTGACACCGGAGAACCGATCGCGAAGTTTGGCATGGTCGGAGGTGGAATCGTCACGCGGGACTTGAAACAAGCGCACAAGGCTCGCGAAGCGCTGTTGAAGTACTCGACCGATGACCTGATCGGGATGTGCAAAGAAGCGGCAGTGTTGTTCGAGTCAGCCGATTTGACCGTCGGGGACTCCACCCAGTCGGTAGAGGACTTTGTTCACCAGCAGTCCGCCAGTACCGGTCTGCCCGAACACATGTGCCGTTCGAATCTCAAGAAAAACAGTTTCGTCCTGGCACACATGGACGAAATCCTGCAGTGCCTGACGCGGGGGTTGGACCTGTCGATTCTCAGTAAAGGCTTCGGCGAAGAAGGCCGCAATGTGATCGTCAGCTACCAATGCCAAACGCCAATCCTGGGTGCGATCCTGCCGAACAATTCGCCTGGAGTCCACACCCTGTGGCTGCCAGCGATCCCGTTGCAAGTCGGCTTGGCGCTCAAACCCGGGTCGCAGGAACCGTGGACTCCTTATCGAATGGTTTCCGCATTCATCCAAGCCGGAGTACCCGCGGAGGCGTTTGGTTTGTATCCCGGTGGTCACGACGCAGGCGGCGCGATCATGACCAGTTCGCCACGCAGTATGATCTTCGGCAGCGCACAGACGGTCGCCCAGCACGCCGGCAACCCGCGGGTGCAAGCTCACGGGCCGGGCTTCTCCAAGATTCTGATCGGGGACGACGTCGTTGATGACTGGGAAAACTACTTGGACGTGATGGTCGAAAGCGTGTTGAGCAACTCCGGTCGTAGCTGCATCAACTGCAGCGGGATTTGGGCAAGTCGTCACACACGTGAAATCGCGCAAGCCATCGCGGAGAAAATCGGTCCGGTCGATGTCAAACCGCCAGCGGACCCGGACGCAGCCCTCGCCGCGTTCACCGTCAAAGCCATGGCGACGGGCACGTACGCGATGGTGGAATCCGACTTGGCCGAATCGGGAGTCACTGACATGACCGCTCAGTTCGGCGAGAAATTGATCGAGCGAGAACACTGCGCGTATTTGCGTCCGATGGTCGTGCACGCCGATTCACCGGACCGCGCCGTTGCCGCCAAGGAATACATGTTCCCATTCGTCAGCGTGGTCGAATGCCCGCAAGCCGAAATGCTGCGTCGCATCGGTCCAACTTTGGTCGGAACCGTCCTGACATCGGACGCATCCTTCATCGATCAAGCCGGTCGATGTGTGGAGATCGACCGAGTCAACATCGGCCCGATTCCGACCAATCGTTTGAACTGGCTGCAGCCACACGAAGGCAACATCATCGACTTCCTATTCCGCTCGCGAGCCTATCAAATCGCCGACATGCCAGTCCCAGCGGGCGCCTGA
- a CDS encoding hemolysin family protein codes for MTLIFLGLAFGLIVLNGFFVAAEFSLVKVRISRIEQLVRDGKLFAGTAKWLAVRLDESLSACQLGITMASLALGWVGEPAFAKLVEPLLGWVGVTDARAIHIVGFAIAFTAITGLHLVAGEQFPKIFAIRRPEQMLLWCAVPLKFFYIILYPFLIVLNVVTAFLLRLVGIQGSSDHNSVNTEEEIRALLREAHIHGNLSRNEHSLINNVFEFDDMIVRRVMLPRGEVAFFDINEPVSKLRDLVRRTMHTRYPVCDRSLDKVLGVVHIKDLLHVSPNDEQFDIRSIMRPPKKVPETMPISRVLRHFQATHQLMAFVIDEYGTITGMVTLENVLEKIVGEVDDEFDNAEPNIVPEEPGSFLVSGTTPIEDARNRLKIPLLESEEADTVSGLLMEYRQKILAQGDVIQLDGAVVEVLEMKNDSATKLRFTIGGSSSPAEP; via the coding sequence ATGACGCTCATTTTTTTGGGCTTGGCATTTGGCTTGATCGTTCTCAACGGCTTCTTTGTCGCAGCCGAATTCTCGTTGGTCAAAGTAAGGATTTCGCGAATCGAGCAACTGGTTCGCGACGGAAAACTCTTCGCCGGCACAGCAAAATGGCTGGCCGTCCGGCTGGATGAATCTCTCTCGGCTTGCCAACTCGGCATCACCATGGCTTCACTAGCACTGGGCTGGGTCGGCGAACCGGCGTTCGCAAAACTGGTCGAACCCCTGCTCGGCTGGGTCGGAGTGACGGATGCGCGAGCGATTCACATCGTCGGATTTGCGATCGCGTTCACTGCGATCACAGGGTTGCATTTGGTCGCTGGAGAACAGTTCCCAAAAATCTTTGCGATCCGCCGCCCCGAACAGATGCTGCTGTGGTGTGCCGTTCCACTGAAGTTTTTCTACATCATCCTCTACCCGTTCCTCATCGTCCTGAATGTCGTCACAGCGTTTCTGCTACGCCTAGTGGGGATCCAAGGGTCGTCCGACCACAACAGCGTCAACACGGAAGAAGAAATCCGAGCCCTGTTGCGTGAGGCCCACATCCACGGCAATCTGAGCCGCAACGAACACTCACTGATCAACAACGTGTTCGAATTCGACGACATGATCGTTCGCCGCGTGATGCTGCCACGTGGGGAGGTCGCTTTCTTTGACATCAACGAACCGGTTTCAAAACTGCGAGATCTGGTACGACGCACGATGCACACTCGCTATCCGGTCTGCGATCGATCGCTCGACAAGGTGCTCGGTGTGGTGCACATCAAAGACCTGTTGCACGTTTCGCCAAACGACGAGCAATTCGATATTCGCTCCATCATGCGGCCGCCCAAGAAAGTGCCCGAGACCATGCCGATCAGTCGCGTGCTGAGGCATTTTCAGGCGACGCACCAACTGATGGCGTTTGTCATCGACGAATACGGAACCATCACCGGCATGGTGACCTTGGAAAACGTGCTGGAGAAAATCGTCGGCGAAGTGGACGACGAATTCGACAATGCAGAGCCGAACATCGTCCCCGAGGAACCGGGCTCATTCCTCGTCAGTGGCACGACCCCGATCGAAGACGCTCGCAATCGACTCAAGATTCCGTTGCTGGAGTCGGAGGAAGCCGACACCGTGAGCGGACTATTGATGGAGTATCGACAAAAGATCTTGGCGCAAGGTGACGTGATCCAATTGGATGGTGCAGTCGTCGAGGTTCTGGAGATGAAAAACGACAGCGCGACGAAACTACGATTCACGATCGGTGGCTCCAGCAGTCCAGCCGAACCGTAG
- a CDS encoding polysaccharide biosynthesis/export family protein, translating to MTGAWVRRIGCLMTLVLFSGCSSLGLSLYPAGATLTTEAEDVLNASRVPHSIARENAKTVLAPHTLQPGDAVLIEPLSYEQDLRLPADQTVMADGTIDLGPYGRVVVAGRDLEQAESLIEHQITSQMRVQRAACRELAGDEFDKEDILPANCDSIAVNVRLLEPVHRFYVLGEVNNPGAYPLAGYETVLDAIVAAGGLTSSADPCQILLSRPTDPCECRVTLPVCYREIVQLGNTASNYQLQPNDRVFIASRSCMDEILFWKADKPCARCSGCNQPCRNPENAGYKPMAMIENTMIPPGSVGMTSPPKDTATTSRSPTAPSANEQSTPAVRDPDSTERKEMLGDWLQSGPGTIPPDGGSPHSDADGELEFKPFAPARPSVEDATE from the coding sequence ATGACGGGTGCTTGGGTGAGACGGATCGGGTGTTTGATGACTTTGGTCCTGTTTAGCGGATGCAGTTCGCTAGGATTGTCGCTGTATCCCGCCGGTGCAACGCTGACAACAGAAGCAGAGGATGTCCTCAACGCGTCACGGGTTCCTCATAGTATCGCCCGCGAGAACGCAAAGACGGTTTTGGCGCCACATACTTTGCAGCCCGGCGACGCGGTGTTGATCGAACCGCTTAGCTACGAGCAAGATCTTCGATTGCCCGCCGATCAAACCGTCATGGCTGATGGAACCATTGACCTGGGACCCTACGGCCGCGTTGTGGTGGCGGGCCGAGACCTGGAGCAAGCCGAATCGCTCATCGAACATCAAATCACATCGCAAATGCGAGTACAACGAGCCGCATGTCGCGAGTTGGCCGGTGACGAGTTTGACAAAGAAGACATCCTACCCGCAAATTGCGACTCCATCGCGGTGAATGTTCGACTACTCGAACCCGTGCATCGTTTTTATGTGCTCGGGGAAGTCAACAATCCCGGTGCCTATCCTTTGGCCGGATATGAAACCGTTCTCGACGCGATCGTCGCTGCGGGCGGATTGACCAGCAGTGCTGATCCCTGCCAGATCCTACTTTCTCGCCCCACGGATCCCTGTGAGTGCCGAGTCACTTTGCCGGTCTGCTATCGAGAGATTGTTCAGCTTGGCAACACCGCATCGAATTACCAGTTGCAACCGAACGATCGCGTTTTCATCGCGTCGCGATCTTGCATGGACGAGATCCTGTTTTGGAAAGCCGACAAGCCCTGTGCTCGCTGCTCGGGCTGCAATCAACCCTGTCGCAATCCTGAGAACGCGGGTTACAAACCGATGGCCATGATCGAGAACACCATGATCCCGCCCGGCAGCGTTGGCATGACATCGCCCCCGAAAGATACTGCGACCACGAGTCGTAGTCCGACGGCCCCGAGCGCGAATGAGCAATCGACCCCGGCAGTGCGCGACCCCGATTCCACCGAACGCAAAGAAATGCTGGGCGATTGGCTTCAATCGGGTCCCGGCACGATCCCTCCTGACGGCGGTTCTCCCCATAGCGATGCAGACGGCGAACTGGAGTTCAAACCATTCGCACCCGCACGCCCATCCGTTGAGGATGCAACCGAGTGA
- a CDS encoding efflux RND transporter permease subunit → MFSGPCSLAADSAPHNSIGLVGVFVLLSFQFRSYFEPLVVMASIPFALIGVLWGHVIVGIDMTMPSALGFASLAGIVVNDSILLVLFLKERRLQKTDILSAATSASRERFRAIVLTSLTTVAGLLPLIFETSLQAQVLIPMAVSIAFGIMTSTVLVLLVVPSLYAVLADLGFVSNDAAVSR, encoded by the coding sequence ATGTTCTCTGGACCATGTTCGCTCGCAGCGGATTCCGCTCCACATAACTCCATCGGTTTGGTCGGCGTCTTTGTGCTGCTTAGTTTTCAATTTCGCAGCTACTTCGAGCCGCTTGTCGTAATGGCTTCGATTCCGTTTGCTTTGATCGGAGTTCTTTGGGGACACGTGATTGTCGGCATCGACATGACCATGCCCAGCGCGCTCGGCTTTGCGTCTCTTGCCGGCATTGTCGTCAACGACTCAATCTTGCTTGTCTTGTTCCTCAAAGAGCGGCGGTTACAAAAGACAGACATTCTCTCGGCAGCGACTTCTGCAAGTCGCGAACGCTTCCGAGCAATCGTGCTAACGTCACTTACCACGGTTGCCGGTTTGCTCCCGTTGATCTTCGAGACCAGCCTGCAAGCACAAGTTCTGATCCCGATGGCCGTCAGCATCGCCTTCGGCATCATGACGTCAACGGTTCTCGTTTTGCTAGTCGTACCCAGCCTCTACGCCGTGTTGGCCGACCTCGGATTTGTGTCCAACGACGCGGCTGTTTCTCGATAG
- a CDS encoding AAA family ATPase: MLKRLVRAIAMGSQDDLDRLADSIVETERKSGHSRLANELESILDDTQKKKRSSRGGIDSDRSIRELPISRRHREMLVTFIPHDALEHHIVLRRDIDERFERVEKEFAARERLSAYGLNPRKKVLLYGPPGCGKTLGAKRIAWNTGLPLMKVRFDALVSSYFGESASNLRAVFDAAREQPCVLLLDECDFIARSRVASKDIGEVARIVNTLLQLMEEYDAPGLLVATTNIENSLDEALFRRFDDVFQVPLPGKEEIHKLLSLTLSSVERAKSIQWDDIVDKLEGVSAAYVVRVAQAAAKTAVLCGKRIVEHEHFEAAITELKRPDGEA, from the coding sequence ATGCTCAAGAGACTGGTTCGAGCCATCGCGATGGGATCACAGGACGATCTCGATCGCCTTGCGGACTCGATCGTCGAGACCGAACGCAAGAGCGGTCATTCGCGACTTGCCAATGAGCTGGAATCGATCCTCGACGACACGCAAAAGAAGAAGCGGTCAAGTCGAGGCGGCATCGACTCGGATCGAAGTATTCGCGAGTTGCCGATCAGCCGACGGCATCGCGAGATGCTCGTTACGTTCATTCCGCACGACGCACTCGAACACCACATTGTGCTGAGGCGCGACATCGACGAACGATTCGAACGAGTCGAGAAAGAATTCGCGGCACGCGAAAGGTTGTCCGCCTATGGGCTGAACCCGCGAAAGAAAGTGCTGCTGTACGGACCTCCCGGATGCGGCAAGACACTGGGAGCCAAACGCATCGCGTGGAATACCGGCCTGCCGTTGATGAAGGTCAGGTTCGACGCGTTGGTGTCCTCCTACTTCGGCGAGTCAGCATCCAACCTCCGTGCTGTGTTTGACGCAGCTCGTGAACAACCGTGCGTGCTTCTTCTCGATGAGTGTGACTTCATCGCTCGCTCTCGCGTCGCTTCAAAAGACATTGGCGAAGTGGCACGTATCGTCAATACGCTGCTACAGCTGATGGAAGAATACGACGCACCGGGATTGCTCGTGGCAACAACGAACATCGAGAACTCGCTCGACGAAGCACTGTTTCGCCGCTTTGACGACGTCTTCCAAGTTCCACTTCCGGGAAAGGAAGAGATTCACAAGCTGCTGTCGCTGACCCTGTCGAGCGTTGAACGGGCGAAGTCCATCCAATGGGACGACATTGTCGACAAGCTTGAAGGCGTGTCCGCAGCATACGTTGTTCGTGTTGCTCAGGCAGCCGCCAAGACTGCCGTCCTGTGCGGCAAACGCATCGTGGAGCATGAGCATTTTGAAGCCGCGATTACGGAACTGAAACGCCCTGACGGGGAAGCCTGA
- the nusB gene encoding transcription antitermination factor NusB, which yields MSTRRRAREIVLQLLYEADVNGQRSADSTRAFIRSRLQGRNALTTFSESLLWGTLEHREVIDQHLSRLAARWSLSRMAVTDRNVLRLGVYEILFSDTPGRVAVNEAVVLAKRYGNKDSTRFVNGILDRLLKESEAGELPVTAKSTAEE from the coding sequence ATGTCCACCCGCCGTCGAGCCCGCGAAATCGTCCTTCAACTGCTTTACGAAGCAGACGTGAATGGGCAACGCTCCGCCGACTCCACGCGCGCCTTCATCCGCTCGCGGCTCCAAGGGCGGAATGCTCTGACGACGTTTTCCGAGTCGCTGCTGTGGGGGACGTTGGAGCACCGTGAGGTCATCGATCAACATCTCTCCCGCCTCGCCGCTCGCTGGTCTCTGTCTCGGATGGCCGTGACGGATCGCAACGTGTTGCGATTGGGTGTCTATGAAATCCTGTTCAGTGATACGCCCGGGCGAGTCGCTGTGAATGAAGCGGTCGTGCTGGCCAAGCGTTACGGAAACAAGGACAGCACGCGATTCGTTAATGGGATTTTGGACCGCTTGCTGAAGGAGTCCGAAGCGGGAGAGTTACCTGTGACGGCGAAATCGACGGCTGAGGAGTAG